A single Geoalkalibacter ferrihydriticus DSM 17813 DNA region contains:
- the hypA gene encoding hydrogenase maturation nickel metallochaperone HypA encodes MHELGITRNIVEIAERHAREQGATRVNSLTVQIGALSGVIAEAVEFAFEACSQETLLQGARLIIDAVPGRGRCRACGAESEIDRFTYACPHCDALALETVQGQELRILELEVD; translated from the coding sequence ATGCACGAACTGGGCATCACCCGCAACATCGTCGAGATCGCCGAACGTCACGCCCGCGAGCAGGGCGCGACGCGGGTCAACTCCCTGACCGTGCAGATCGGGGCTCTTTCCGGTGTGATTGCCGAGGCGGTGGAGTTCGCCTTCGAGGCCTGCTCCCAGGAGACCCTGCTGCAAGGCGCGCGCCTCATCATCGATGCCGTACCTGGGCGCGGCCGGTGCCGCGCCTGCGGTGCAGAGAGCGAAATCGACCGCTTCACCTACGCCTGTCCTCATTGTGACGCCCTGGCTCTGGAAACGGTGCAGGGCCAAGAACTGCGCATCCTCGAACTGGAGGTCGACTGA
- the hypB gene encoding hydrogenase nickel incorporation protein HypB, with protein sequence MCIDCGCGPTDHHHHHDHAHDHHHPHPEAPPAARTIRIEEDILAKNNRLAGNNRALFDAKGLFVLNLVSSPGSGKTSILERTLRDLQGKMSFAVLEGDQQTDQDAARIAATGVPVHQINTGAGCHLDAHMVGHGIAHFDLDASDILMIENVGNLVCPAAFDLGEDHKVAVLSVTEGEDKPIKYPNMFHAADLLLINKIDLLPYLDFDLEKCKAFARQVKPDIKILEVSCKSGQGMDGWYAWLAEGMNRKKS encoded by the coding sequence ATGTGCATCGACTGCGGCTGCGGCCCGACGGACCATCACCATCATCACGATCATGCCCATGATCACCACCACCCTCACCCTGAAGCGCCACCCGCCGCGCGCACTATCCGCATCGAAGAGGACATTCTCGCCAAGAACAACCGCCTGGCCGGCAACAACCGCGCGCTGTTCGACGCAAAGGGCCTGTTCGTGCTCAATCTGGTGAGCTCGCCGGGGTCGGGCAAGACTTCGATTCTTGAGCGCACCCTGCGCGATCTCCAGGGGAAGATGTCTTTTGCGGTACTCGAAGGCGATCAGCAAACCGACCAGGACGCCGCGCGCATCGCTGCCACCGGCGTCCCGGTCCACCAGATCAACACCGGTGCCGGCTGTCATCTCGACGCGCACATGGTCGGCCACGGCATCGCGCATTTCGACCTCGACGCCAGCGACATCCTGATGATCGAAAACGTCGGCAATCTGGTGTGCCCGGCGGCCTTCGACCTCGGTGAAGACCACAAGGTCGCGGTGCTCTCCGTCACCGAAGGCGAGGACAAGCCCATCAAATACCCCAACATGTTCCACGCCGCCGACCTGCTGCTCATCAACAAAATCGACCTGCTGCCCTACCTCGACTTCGACCTGGAAAAATGCAAGGCCTTCGCCCGCCAGGTTAAACCCGACATCAAAATTCTGGAGGTGTCGTGTAAAAGTGGGCAGGGGATGGATGGATGGT